A segment of the Marinomonas posidonica IVIA-Po-181 genome:
ATCACCATCGATATTGGCTTGCACATATGCGATGGCTTGTGAATCGCTGCCGACGGTTAGAGCGTGCTCTTGATACTGGATAATATCAACGCGCATGCCAAAGTGTTTGCCCAAGGCTTCACTGAAAGCAGACAACGCGCCATTGCCTGTACCGGTAATGTTTATCACGCCCGAATCACTGTTTAGCTCAGCATGAACCGTATCCACATCGTCTTTGGCGTGATCGTATTTACCCAGTTGGTAAGGTTTATCACCTGTCATAAAGCGGGACTCAAATAAGCCTTTCATTGATTCGGCATTCACCACGCCACCATCTTGTTCAGCAAACTGTTGTACGATCGGACTGAACTCAACTTGCAACCAGCGAGGCAATGCCAAGCCATATTCTTGCTCAAGAGTATAAGCCACACCACCTTTACCAGATTGGCTGTTGACGCGAATGACTTCTTGGTAACTGCGACCAACATCACGAGGATCGATTGGCAAGTAGGCCACGTCCCAAGGTTTGTCATCGGTCTGATTTGCCAAACATTTTTTGATGGCGTCTTGGTGAGAGCCAGAGAAAGCGGTAAACACCAATTCGCCTGCGTAAGGGTGGCGCGGGTGAACTTGTAATAAGGTGCAAGCTTGGACGACACTTATGATGCGGTCCATATCGCCTAATGCTAACTCTGGATCAATGCCTTGGCTGTACATGTTCATGGCCATGGTGACCACGTCCATGTTGCCGGTTCTTTCGCCATTGCCTAACAAGGTGCCTTCGATGCGATCGGCACCCGCCATCAAGCCAAGTTCTGCCGCCGCCACACCACAACCTCGGTCGTTGTGAGTGTGTAAGCTGATGATCATGCTGTCACGTTGTTTCACATTGCGACAGAAGTATTCGATTTGGTCAGCAAAACGATTTGGCGTGGCCACTTCGACTGTGGCTGGTAGGTTAATAATGGCTTTGTTATCCGGTGTTGGTTGCCATACGTCGATGACGGCATCAACGACTTCAATGGCGAAATCGGTTTCGGTGCCGGTGAAACTTTCAGGTGAGTATTGAAATACCCATTCCGTTTCTGGGTGTTTCGCCGCATGTTCTTTAACACATTGAGCGCCTTTCACGGCAATCTCTTTGATGCCGTCTTTGCCCAAGCGGAAGACTTGCTCACGCTGAGTTTTAGAGGTTGAGTTGTAAACGTGTACGATGGCTTTTTTCGCGCCTTTTAGTGACTCATAAGTACGCTCAATCAATTCTGGGCGTGCTTGCGTTAAGACTTGAATGTAGACATCGTCAGGAACTTGGTTTTCTTCAATTAACCAACGGACGAAGTCGAAATCCAATTGCGATGCGGCCGGGAAACCCACTTCGATCTCTTTGAAGCCTACGTCCACAAGCAGGGCGAAGAATTGTTTCTTTTGTTCCACTGTCATTGGTTCAACCAGTGCTTGGTTGCCATCGCGCAGGTCAACGCTTGACCAAATTGGGGCGCTGGTGATTTCTTGGTCAGGCCAAGTGCGATTCTCAATGGCGACAGGCTCGAATGCTCTGTACTTAGTGTGATCAAAAGAGGTCATGATCTTTCCCTTCTTATGTTAAGGAGCGGATAAGCTCCGGTTTGAAACAGATAGTATTGAAAAAGATTTATGCGTTACTTTTTCAGGCTTTTCTCTATGTTTCTATCATAGCGAATTTTTTAGGGTAAAAGATTGCGTTTTTTATGGAAGTTTTGGTCCAAATGGCAGTATATTGCGTATATGTAAAATAATTTAGCAATATAAGGCGGATGTTTTGGGTTTTGATAAGATTGATTTGAATATTTTACGTGAGTTACAGCAAGATTCTAGCTTAACAAATCAGGAGTTGGCCGACCGAGTTGGCTTGTCTGCGTCGCCTTGTCTGCGTCGTGTGAAGGCTTTAGAAGAATCGGGTGTGATTGATCGTAGCGTTACCTTGCTGGATCAAAAGAAACTGGGTCTAAAGCTGACGGCTT
Coding sequences within it:
- the leuA gene encoding 2-isopropylmalate synthase codes for the protein MTSFDHTKYRAFEPVAIENRTWPDQEITSAPIWSSVDLRDGNQALVEPMTVEQKKQFFALLVDVGFKEIEVGFPAASQLDFDFVRWLIEENQVPDDVYIQVLTQARPELIERTYESLKGAKKAIVHVYNSTSKTQREQVFRLGKDGIKEIAVKGAQCVKEHAAKHPETEWVFQYSPESFTGTETDFAIEVVDAVIDVWQPTPDNKAIINLPATVEVATPNRFADQIEYFCRNVKQRDSMIISLHTHNDRGCGVAAAELGLMAGADRIEGTLLGNGERTGNMDVVTMAMNMYSQGIDPELALGDMDRIISVVQACTLLQVHPRHPYAGELVFTAFSGSHQDAIKKCLANQTDDKPWDVAYLPIDPRDVGRSYQEVIRVNSQSGKGGVAYTLEQEYGLALPRWLQVEFSPIVQQFAEQDGGVVNAESMKGLFESRFMTGDKPYQLGKYDHAKDDVDTVHAELNSDSGVINITGTGNGALSAFSEALGKHFGMRVDIIQYQEHALTVGSDSQAIAYVQANIDGDRFNGVAIDSDIVSASVQALMATVNQKILQNTDANVA